The genome window ACAAAAGTACATTTTACGAAGTTTTCCAGAGTATGCAGGAAGTAGTAAGACTTTCACTCGAACAAGTTTCTTCGAAGGTCTCTATCACACTTGAATTCTGGACTTCCTATGAGGAAATTAGTTACATGAGTGTCACATGCCACTGGATCGACGAGAGTTGGTCTTTCCAGAAGATGATGCTCGATATCTGTCACATACCTTACCCGTGTGGTGGCGCCGAGATCTATCACTCCCTGGTGAAGGTTCTTAGGTCGTACAATATTGAGAACAGAGTCCTATCATGCACCTATGATAACAGTCAGAGTGCAATGCATGCTTACCTGGATGGTCAGAAAGTCGGGCCCTTCTGTTATATCCCCTGTTCTGCTCATATTTTGAACTTGATCATAAACGATGGATTGAGAACTACAAAGCCGGTGATCGTAAAGATTCGAGAGTTTGCAATGGGGTTGAACGCGTCCGCGGAGATGGCAGAGGATTTTGCTGAATTCACAGCAGCTTACCAGGAACTTTGTTGGAAAATGCCGCTTGATACATCAACGCGGTGGAGTGGCAATTATCAGATGCTAGATATTGTGTGCAAGGTATGCTATGAGGAAATTACCTGATCTTGGACAAAGtctttgctctctctctctctcgtcacTTTGATTGCGGATTTAAGTGACCGCGATGTTTATTTTCTATGCAGGCTTCGAAGTCCATGGATGCTGTTATCAGGAAGTATGAGACACTAGGCAGTAGGATGCTGCTGAGCTctgcagagaagaatgcagtcaGTCATGTGCACCGATATCTCGAACCATTCTACAAAACCACAAACAACATGTGCACAGACAAGCTTCCCACTGTCGGGCTGGTTCTTTTCTTTATGGATCACATTTCCGAGACAATTGCTGCTTGCAGAGACTCTCACCTTTACCCAGAATCGTTAAAGAATGCCGCTAAAGAAATGGCTGAAAAGGTTAGAGGTTACAATAGCCAGGTCTGCAACATAATCATATACATGACAGCGATTCTTGATCCTCGAATCAAAGGAGAGCTATTTCCCGAAAGcctcaactcagataattttcTTGACGAAGCAAGAACTCATTTCATCAGAAACTACTCGACCACCCATTTCCCATCCATAGCTGGTGGATACAGTGCTCAAGAAATGGATGAGGGATGCAATGTCTCGTTTGCAGAGGAAATTGCACGAAAGAAACGAAGGGCAAACATGAGCAGCGCAACGGATGAGCTCACTCAATACCTGTCGGAGCCTCCAGCTCCACTAGCAACAGATGTTCTGGAGTGGTGGAAAGTCAATAGTATGCGCTATCCACGGCTTTCTCTGATGGCTCGGGATTTCTTAGCTGTGCAGGCAGTTGCAGTGGCGCCGGAAGAACTATTTTGTGGCAAAGGTGACGAAATTTACAAGCAACGATTCTGTATGCCGCACGGCAGCACACAAACTCTCCTTTGCATAAGGTCGTGGCTTCAGAGTGGGATGAAAATGAAGTACAAATCAACTGAAATAGATTTTGAGCGGTTGATGGAATTGGCAACTagtgctgctgctgctgataaTAGTGCTCATGGCTCTGAGAAGAAACAGAAACATTGACGGGAACACATGGCAACGTGTGATTGACTTGAAATGCCGTCAACTTGGCATGCCAAACCACATAAAAGGGGGAAAATTGGCATCTTTAGGCATTTGAAATGCTTTGTTGTATGTTAGGCTAAAATTTCGTGTACAGTTTAAAACTATTGTAAATACTAATGTAATCTGATGATTCGAAAGagtaaaaatttgttttaattctACTTATATGAAGAATTTTGCCTCTATTTTTCCCCCATTACTCGTACAAACTGTAATCAAAGTGATTCGGCCTGTAAACCGAAGATACATATTCACTCCAGAATCTCACTGTCCAAAGTCCAATAATCAAGAAATTTAATCCACTCAAATTGAATCCGACGGTTCTCATAAACTCATTCCATTGGCCCAACTTGCACAAATCAAGAGCTCCGATTTCCCTTTCACACAAATCAAAGGTCTGGATTTCTTAGTCATGCTTTAAGCACCCAACGCAACGGCCCCTGGTGCAACAAAAGGCACCGGTTTACTTGGGGTGGGTGGATAGACAAATAGACAAATCCCATTGCACTGATCGGGGTCGTTCATAGTGACTGAGGGAGTGGAAGACCAAAAAATgggttattctcaaaacaataAGATCCAGAAAGTATCCAAATTCGTAAATCAAAAGCATATCCAACAACTCTTTGAGGAAAAGGGTAAAGTGCTTTTAGGTTAGAAAAACACAGGCAAAAGTGATTCCCAGCAAAGTATTTCGAAACGGCTTAAAGGCTAGTTTTGTTTCGCATTACATTTGCAATATGGGCACTTTGGGAAAAAAAGCGCCTTGGGAAGTAAATAGTATATGCAATTAACAATACACAAGGAAATTTCCATTAATTAAATTATCCAAAGAAATTCAGGTTAATAAAAAACATTTATTCCGaaaatttgtagacaaatgAAGAACTACATGATACGAGAAACCAAAACCTCCACAACTGTCAGGAGAGGCTACAAAATGCGCTCTTCACCGAGTTGTATTTACCAACAAAATTTTATACCCTCCTGGCTACCATCATCTCTTTAACATTTGCTTACCATTAACGTTTCGCTTCGCAGGATCTCCCAATTAAATGTTCAAAAAATCGAGTTTTATTCGCTCACGCCTGCAAGACAATCCTGCCGCAGAACATGTGAATACTTTGTTCATCCACCGTCGTCAGTCTACTTCGGAGTTCCCTATCACCACAAGTGCTCTCTCCCATATTCGCGGACAATGACCGGCACGCTTGTGGGTGGAATCTacagtaaaacaaaaaaaacaacacGATGAAGACGAATTATGAAGAAAACTCTTTACGCATTCGtaacaagaaaagaaaggagagatTACAAAGGAACAACGACTGAGTTTCTTGTTTCACGGTTTCAAGTAGGAGCATAAAAATGACTTACCATGCCGTAATCTGTGACGATCATAGATATATAATCTGATGGAGTAGCATCGTACCTGTTACACATCCAGAAGTGTATTAAGAATCATTCCAACTAATGTTGTTTCGTATAGCGAACCATATGAAAGCTTACATTAAATTCAGAAGCTGCAGATTTTCCTTATTCGCCCAATTATCTAGATAGTTTACATCCGTTCTTCCAGGAACCTTCGCAATAGCATGTGGATCACCTGCAAGGATTACAAAAATGCTACTTAATCACCTTCAGtgggaaaagaaaaggggaataAAAGAAACAAGATCAATACACAAGCTCAGAGCCACATACAACATACCTAGTTCGTTAGAACAAATTGAATCAAGCTGTACCCTTTCATGAAATTTATAAGCTTCACAGCAGATCAAAACTGGAACACAAAACGCATGAGCAACCATGGCAACACATGCAGTTCCTACTCTCGAATATACAGTTCCATTGGCTAATACCGAGGCGGCACCCAAAAATACTCGTGTTACTTCATGCATGATATAAGACACGGCATTTATATGAGTATAGGTACAACTCAGGCCCTTTGCAACCAGCCTATGAAGTAATGCTTGGCCTTCAAGCTTTGGACGTGAGTCTACTACCACAACACGAAACTTTTTCCCAAGATCATGGGCATATAGCAGAATCATCTCAACAACACATGATGATCCATAAGTGAGAAGAACATCTCCATCCCTAACCTTTGTAGAAGCGTGCCTAACTATCACCTTATCAGCAAGTATTATCTTCTCATTTATAAAGCGGTCAATTTCTGAACAAAGTGTAGATTTTGCTTCAGACTCGGAAAGACTCAAGGGCAATTTGGCAATACGACTCTTAAGAAACCTAACTGCATTTCCCATGCTAATTGAAAGTGGTCTGCATTGAGTGAAAAATGAGACATAACTACTGACTTTTGCAGTTAAATCTCTGACAAGAACTTTCTCTGGTGGTGTGGAGTAGTCTCTAATGGCTTCTTGAAATGCTTGAAGCATTGCAATACAACGAGCATTACCACCCGATATTTCTCCAGCTAAATACTTCAGTCCAACCTGACAAATGTCCATTATTACATCTATGTTATTAGCCACGCAGGTGATAATTTATAATGATACGTTCATCCActccttttatttttcacactCAGATAAATTTTATCAATCTACAAGAGAAGACGAAAAATAGACAAAATATAGATATCCCTAGACACAAATGGGCAAAGGTTGGCAACAGAACAACGTActgatgaaattagcaatttgaAACAAGATATGCATAAACCGCAGCTTGTGTACTAAGGGTGAACTGTAGACATACATTTTGCTTGCTTACACAGGAGAAAAAGTTCCAAAACAAGTACATCTTTTTACTAGTAAATTACTAATCAAATGTTCACCACTAGAAAGAAAAGATCTTAACCCTCAATATGAGAGAAATACTGGAACTCCTTTAAAAAAAGTGTGTGCACAAAATGCCCTGAAAAAAGTGTGTGCGCAAAGGCAACATGCAAAtgaaaaaaacatataatgaaAGCTTTTGAGACACGTGTTATTTCTTAACAAAAACTCGACACCAAATTTATTCAAAGAGCGTGTGTGAGCTTACTTATGTCGACCTTATTTCAGAACAGTTTCATCTAATCACAAATTGAATATTCACGGTTTGAATTACTAATTTGCTTTTTTGCAATAAAAGCCTGACCACATAACCACAAACGATGAACCAACATAACTAGTTTCCTAAAACAAATACCTTATAAATGGCAGGATGCATTGGATCAAGTTGGAAAATTTTTGATTCAAGATCAGGAAGCTGAGTTCCACGCTCATACTGAGGCAAATGCCGGAACAATTCAACTCTGTTTTTAGCTTCGATTTGATTGACCACTGCACGCCTTTTTGCCTTCTCCACTCGGCTTTTATCATCAAACTGCATACGTGGAGGAGGAacatctttcttcctttccttaTCTGGCGGTCGATCACCCCCTTTTTTATCAGAAGCAGCCACCGAAGCCGGAACTTGAGGAGTATCCTTCTTTTGCACAGACTGCTTTGCAGACTTAGCAGTCTTACCAGGAGTGCCACCCCCGGTTACAGCAGCAGGTTTTTTCCCCTCACCTTTATTTTTACAAGGTCGGGGAACCATAAGAACAGTTAATATATCAATGGTATTAAGGGAGCTCCAAACACACCGAGAATCCAAAGCGAAAGAAAAAGATGAGTATTTCGTACTAAACACATGATTAGAATCGTTTTAACttaattttcgttaaaatgtAGAACTTTATACATGATGTTTACATTCTGTATGCAATTAAACATAAATTCAGCCGTTCCTTTGGGAGATCGCAATTGAAATTGAGCAATCATTAACACGTCGAATTGAGTTCTAGCGACAATACAAATTATGGCATATCTAAATTCACAAAAATCTTTTGCAAGTGACTCGATTTTTCGACACACATTAATCATGCAATAGCAGCTACACTGCAAAATACTGCGGGATTAAAAAAGGGATCGCTTTCAAACCTTTAGCGGCGGCTTTTGCAGCGCGTTGAGCCTCTTGCAAGGCACGTCTTTCTGCTTTTGTGGTCTTGGATTTCAAAGGTTCTGCATTTGCCGGAAGTTCCTTCTGCGATTCCGCAACCGCCTCTCCACTCTTTTCTGCAAGGAATTGCAAGCCTTAACTAATTAGCAAACAAACCAAAACATCACCAAATAATTACACAAGGCACTCATGCAAATAtccaaaatttcaatttggCCCCAATGCAATAACTTGAAATTCAATTTGTCAATGCAATTAAATTACCAGGAACTTCAACAGGCGTCTTCGATGCGGCGGATTCGAATCCTCCGCCGGGCAAGCTCGAAGCCATCTTTCCGGAACCACTCCGCCGATACCAACGGGCAGAGGACTCATCGGAGAATTCGAGTCCATCCCCAACGCGACTCGAAGGCGAGGCTGACACCGGCGACGTCCCTAACAACGACTCCGACGGATTATAGCTTCCCACCGGCAAATCGACAGATTCCTTGCGCCGCAACGCCGAATCCGGCACCGGCACGGCAGCCGTACGGATCGCGACGGTATCGGAAAGGTGACGCGATGGGGGGATCATGACGGGATAGAGGGAGTTGCTGGCCGGAGATTCGGATAGAGAAGGGGCTGGGATTACCGGGCCGGACTGGGTCCTACCCGGTGGGGCTTCGGCGTTGGGGGTGAAGAACCCGACTTGGCGGACCTTGGGGTCGATCACGGTGCGGGAGACGCGACGCGCGTCCATTGAGCGTGAGAGTCAGTCGCTAGGGTACGGATTTTGGCGGTGGAGGGAGGAGTTGTCTGTTAACTTGCTACTGGTGAAGGCGCTACTGGTGAAGGCGAAGGAGGATTGGATGCCGTGGAGGGTTTTTTAAACGGGAGATACGCTGTCGTACTGGTCAAGTTTTAAAACCTTGGGCTTTCTGCCGATTGAGTCCCTAAGTTATTACCGGGTAAAATTTAGGTCCGTAAACTATTTTTCGAACCTAGTTTTTTTTGTGGTGATAATCAATGGACTAAATCGACCGCTCACTTTAAAACGAAAAAGAATGCTAATCCTAATTTCCttgagaataattttttttgtcttttaacttttttttaatacaagtaatacattattctaatttatattaGTGGTGGGTGGAAAGTGGAAAGTGAAAAGTTAAaactttaaactttaaaatcgagttgaaaataaaatgttaatttttttttcgtgaTTCTTGCGGTGAGATTTTACTTTTAAAGCGAGGTAAAATTATTTAATAGTCAACATCCTACTTTATGATTATATGCAAAAATCTTGACCAAATAGGATAAATGGATTTTTAGGTTTATCTACAATGTGGTGCcccttaattatttatttgtggaCCACCAAGGCTAGTGATCCCTTTTTAGTCCCTCATCACTTCCCAATCCATCGAAGAGTAGCAAAATATCCTACTTGTCTTATACTATTTTTGAACCGATCTGATCTAATCTTCTGCTACCGGCTAAACACCATGGGACCAACAAATTAATTGGTGTAAAGATGGAGAGTTGATTGGTGTTGACATAAGGGGAAAACTTGTGTTGAAACTCGACAAGTTATTATGGTATTCTAAGTCGATCACATACTGACATATAACAGAGTTAAAATGCATGAGTCAACAATGGTTACTTGAGTTGGTAAGGATGGCTACCTTGGCTAGACCCAAGCCTAGATTCGAGTTCTGCTGCCGGCAATTCCTCTTGGTGGGCAAtctgtaaaaaccaaaaaataggcTAAGACTCCCTATGTAAGTTCTCAAAGAATCTTGTAGTATGTCATGACCCCTAGATTGAATAGTCTCCCCTTGCCCTGGCCCAGAGATGGGATAGCCTCCCTTCCTcctaaacttttttgtgaataAAAAAAGCTAAAATGCATGACAATAACACGATTCATGATCAACTATAAATGCCAAAATAACGTCTCGGTGTAGACAAGATTCTCTAGTTAAGATGTACAAATACCAGTCTTTTTCACGTTCTTTCTATTTGTCCCCATCTCCAccaagagaaaaggaagaaaaaatctcaagtaatGACAATATATTCTTCCAAAGTGCATTCAAAGCCTTTGTCTGGGAAAAGATGAACCACATCATGCTATAATCTTCACATATTTTGACGGTGAAATTACACAAAGAATTGCAGAGTTTCTGAGGACATGCCCAAGTTAGGCTATGAGATTTTGCCTACATCATGATCAAGGTGAGCTTTCTGGCTGCAGCAACAGTTGCAGCATTTGCAGTTTCTCACAAAAACTGCAACTCCACCAGGAAGCAATTGTGCACTGCCATCGATCCTCCAGGTActataaaaagagaaatttgCAGTTTCACATTGTTTCAACTTCTATACTGTTCTAGTAGTTTTATCGGAAATACACTGAAAAGAACGACGGTACTTACGCAAGAGTCGCGAGTCTAAAAGCGACCTTTAGCTTGGACTTTTGGATTAGACATTGAACACTAGCCAGTCGTGACCAAGTAAATGGTCATTTTTGGCCCACCAAGTGAAAATAGTGGGTAATTACTTGGTCACGACGGGCTACAGCTAATGTTTTTGGTGTAGGAAGTCTTAAAATTAGGACATTCCGCAGCATGGATTTCTCAAGAAACGAAGTCATGGTCACTTAAATTTTTAGTGATTGGTGTTGGTTTCTTGTACTGCAGAGAAAGATGATTCAAACTTCCACCAGcaggagagagaaggagagatggAAGATGAGGAGGCGGGTGAAATTATTACCAGACGTGAACGGTTGAAGAGTCACAAGAGTGTGAAAGAGATAGAGCTGTTGCAAAATCTAGTGAGGGAATTGCAGCAGAGGAATCtgagaattgaaagaaaattgaTGGAATTATGTGTTCTAAAAGAAGAGCAATCATACATGACTCAGTTGCAAAGGAATCTAGACGAAAAGGCGATGGAGATTGACATGCTCAACGCCTCCATTGCTTCTTTGCAGGCTGAGAGGAAGGTTCTTATGGAAGATGTGAAGCAGTGTGGTTTGGTGAAGAAGCAGCTAGACGCGGCGAAGAAAATGATAGCTGAAATGCAAAGGAGGATGGAATATTCCGGCAAGAATGACGTGAAGGGGAGGTTGTTGGTGGTGGGAGAACAAGTTTCTAGGTTTCCCAAGGATGAAATGTGTATTAGAGATGAACTAGTTGAAAAGAAGCTTAAAGGTGTGAAAAATGTTGAGTTGGAAGtattgaagatgaagaggaggaacaaaGAGCTTGAGCTAGAAAAGAGGGAATTGGCAGTCAAATTGGTTTGTGCACAAACCAGAATCACTACTTTGTCTAGCATGAATGAGGTACATATAATTCTTTACTTATTTAGTTTACAGTCCCTCTGACTTCTGTTAACGTTAGTGAGGACACTTAAGTAATCAAattacaaaagaagaaaaaaacccgACCACCATAACTATTGCTTTAAGggttttccttctttcttcaaaaTGATAATGTATTTTTAAGATTTTGTAGGTGACTACTTTTGTAGGAAGCACTCATGCTTATAAGCGTTTTTGCTAGTATTTTCATTagaaaaatgttgaaatttctgattgaatttcaaaataaataattgtcaAAACCATAATAGTTGCACGTggatttttcctttttcttctaaaTGATAGTCCACCTTTAGGTTCCGTTTAGGACTACTTATGTAGGAAGAATTTATGCTCATGAGCGTTTTACTAGAGTGCTTTTCTCTAAGTGCTTCTTCAAAAAGAGGGTTTTTACCGTTCATAAttactttttaagtttttttgtcaATGTTGTTAAAAGCGCATTTAGTTCCTAAAAAAGACGTTTTAACTTTTCCATCTAGTGTTTCAAGTAATTTCAAAAATTAATCCAATTATCAATGAGACACAGAGTTGCTCTGTTTTTGTTGCAGAGTGAAACCATTGCCAAGGCTGAAGAAGAAGTAAGCAAGTTGAAACACACCAATGAGGGCCTCTCGAGACAAGTCGAAAAACTTCAGAAAAACAGATTTGACATGGTGGAACAACTTGTGTACCAGAGGTGGCTCTACGCTTGCTTGCGATTCGAAACCCTAATCCACAGCAGCCCATCACCGGACACTTCAAAACATGATCTCAGCCCTTCATCTCACACTTCATCTACTAGTTTGAGCGATGAAATAACCGAGACAACCACCATTGGCAGCTCTTCAAGCAGCCAAAGTAATAAGATTAAGAAGTCTGGTTTCATGCAGAGTATTAAGACGTGggtaggaagaagaagaagaagaagaagaaggaaggaggaggaggaggacatgGATTACTCAAGTGCCCTTCCAAGCAAGAGAGACCTTGTTCGGAGGTTTTCGACGTCGATGGTTCCGGTGAAGGCTTCCATGTTAAGAAACGGAGGTGAGAGCAGCACAACCAGCTCTTCTTCTCCATCCTCCAAGGCGCCAAGTTTATCTAGGGTTAGGAGGGTCTCGTTCAGCGATTCAGTCAAATCAACGTCTCGTGATCATTCAactccaaagtcagctgatcgGACGTCTGGAACAATGGCGATGGATTCAACCCAAAATTACAACAATGTTCATGAATTGGAGGGAGAAAAGCATGAACTTGAAGCATCACCAGAAGTAACAATTTCTGCAAGTCCCGAATTCATGAAAAGTGACAGCAATATTGCTGATCAGGTAAACAACAGTACTGAAATTTCAGACACATATGCTTTGCGTTGTGTGGTTGTTGCTGAGGAGAACAAGGTGGACACCAATGTTGTAGGTTTTATTGCTGCattatttttcttcctctttatATTAGTTGTGACTCGCATGTTATAATTTAGTCAGCTGGGGAATCCTAGGGTTAGCTGAGGGTAGGGTAACATGTGATGATTTGGATAGAACGCGTACTTCACCGTAACGGATTCGATAGATGAGGACTTTGTAGTGAGATACTGGGTGAGGATTAAGATAGATTCAAACCCTAATATTCGATTTCCGCCCAATGAATGAGGAGTACTCCAACGAGGAAAGTATATTAACAAGATTGCCATTTGCCCCTATTGTTGTTTCGATTTTTGGTAGCAGACAGTTACAAAAATGATTCATCACCACCCTAAAATATCActttcccttttgttttgtaattgaatcaaatttttgtCTAAACTTTCATTTCATGTCTCATGTTAGCTTACCTTGGCTAGTTCTTTTGTTTATGCGACGTTGATTCTCGATTTTCCTACCCTAAAACTTTTCAATTTTCGACTTTTTGTACccttcttcttctgttttttttttttttgtctcattTTTGTACCTAAACTGCTAAACATTGATTGTTTTATTCCTTTCATACATTGTTTAGTCTATCAGTTAGGTCATTCATTAACTAATAAGGTGTTATGGTTTTGGCCCACCAAAAAGTTCGTTGTATTGCCCAAAGTTTATTTTGTCTCACTCTtgcgagagatttttcagtgtgatcggcATACGAGGTGATACATCACGTattattatacaaatggtgggatatatgtgttaaaaaattaataacttaaaaaataaaatttctcaccagtTACATTAAaatacgtggtgtaccacctatattcccgtcacaataaaaaatttatccacTTTCAAATAAACAAAGGACTTAACAGATAGActatggatatatatatatacacacacatataagggtgatgttatccacacaccattttttactaAGATATACTAAGagattctttcaaagtggaacTCTCTCCcacctcacagtttaacgttaatttccGTGCCAACACTATAAAACATTGTACAAAAATATGAGGTGGCAAGGAGTCTCCTTAGCTTTTGTGTTTTTTGACCTCCCATTCACCCtatgttaatttatgtcatttgatattcttcaattcattagaTATCACGACCGAAATTTAATAAAGGTGTGTGGAAAGTAAAAAAATGTACGTGAATATCACCAcccataaaaaa of Malus sylvestris chromosome 6, drMalSylv7.2, whole genome shotgun sequence contains these proteins:
- the LOC126626335 gene encoding zinc finger BED domain-containing protein DAYSLEEPER, with translation MDWAANSGFKTFKDVEPKSMMDMAMIPIVDPVDIGLGSSEQGNSTPSTKPRKKTMTSVYLKFFETASDGKSRRCKFCGQSYSIATATGNLGRHLSNRHPGYDKSGDVVTSPAPQSAIVARKHQPQSQSKASQLDYNHINWLLVKWLVLASLPPATLEEKWVANSYKFLNPSVQLWSSEEYKSTFYEVFQSMQEVVRLSLEQVSSKVSITLEFWTSYEEISYMSVTCHWIDESWSFQKMMLDICHIPYPCGGAEIYHSLVKVLRSYNIENRVLSCTYDNSQSAMHAYLDGQKVGPFCYIPCSAHILNLIINDGLRTTKPVIVKIREFAMGLNASAEMAEDFAEFTAAYQELCWKMPLDTSTRWSGNYQMLDIVCKASKSMDAVIRKYETLGSRMLLSSAEKNAVSHVHRYLEPFYKTTNNMCTDKLPTVGLVLFFMDHISETIAACRDSHLYPESLKNAAKEMAEKVRGYNSQVCNIIIYMTAILDPRIKGELFPESLNSDNFLDEARTHFIRNYSTTHFPSIAGGYSAQEMDEGCNVSFAEEIARKKRRANMSSATDELTQYLSEPPAPLATDVLEWWKVNSMRYPRLSLMARDFLAVQAVAVAPEELFCGKGDEIYKQRFCMPHGSTQTLLCIRSWLQSGMKMKYKSTEIDFERLMELATSAAAADNSAHGSEKKQKH
- the LOC126626336 gene encoding uncharacterized protein LOC126626336, which gives rise to MDARRVSRTVIDPKVRQVGFFTPNAEAPPGRTQSGPVIPAPSLSESPASNSLYPVMIPPSRHLSDTVAIRTAAVPVPDSALRRKESVDLPVGSYNPSESLLGTSPVSASPSSRVGDGLEFSDESSARWYRRSGSGKMASSLPGGGFESAASKTPVEVPEKSGEAVAESQKELPANAEPLKSKTTKAERRALQEAQRAAKAAAKGEGKKPAAVTGGGTPGKTAKSAKQSVQKKDTPQVPASVAASDKKGGDRPPDKERKKDVPPPRMQFDDKSRVEKAKRRAVVNQIEAKNRVELFRHLPQYERGTQLPDLESKIFQLDPMHPAIYKVGLKYLAGEISGGNARCIAMLQAFQEAIRDYSTPPEKVLVRDLTAKVSSYVSFFTQCRPLSISMGNAVRFLKSRIAKLPLSLSESEAKSTLCSEIDRFINEKIILADKVIVRHASTKVRDGDVLLTYGSSCVVEMILLYAHDLGKKFRVVVVDSRPKLEGQALLHRLVAKGLSCTYTHINAVSYIMHEVTRVFLGAASVLANGTVYSRVGTACVAMVAHAFCVPVLICCEAYKFHERVQLDSICSNELGDPHAIAKVPGRTDVNYLDNWANKENLQLLNLMYDATPSDYISMIVTDYGMIPPTSVPVIVREYGREHLW
- the LOC126625241 gene encoding protein CHUP1, chloroplastic-like isoform X1, which gives rise to MIKVSFLAAATVAAFAVSHKNCNSTRKQLCTAIDPPEKDDSNFHQQEREGEMEDEEAGEIITRRERLKSHKSVKEIELLQNLVRELQQRNLRIERKLMELCVLKEEQSYMTQLQRNLDEKAMEIDMLNASIASLQAERKVLMEDVKQCGLVKKQLDAAKKMIAEMQRRMEYSGKNDVKGRLLVVGEQVSRFPKDEMCIRDELVEKKLKGVKNVELEVLKMKRRNKELELEKRELAVKLVCAQTRITTLSSMNESETIAKAEEEVSKLKHTNEGLSRQVEKLQKNRFDMVEQLVYQRWLYACLRFETLIHSSPSPDTSKHDLSPSSHTSSTSLSDEITETTTIGSSSSSQSNKIKKSGFMQSIKTWVGRRRRRRRRKEEEEDMDYSSALPSKRDLVRRFSTSMVPVKASMLRNGGESSTTSSSSPSSKAPSLSRVRRVSFSDSVKSTSRDHSTPKSADRTSGTMAMDSTQNYNNVHELEGEKHELEASPEVTISASPEFMKSDSNIADQVNNSTEISDTYALRCVVVAEENKVDTNVVGFIAALFFFLFILVVTRML
- the LOC126625241 gene encoding protein CHUP1, chloroplastic-like isoform X2, giving the protein MIKVSFLAAATVAAFAVSHKNCNSTRKQLCTAIDPPEKDDSNFHQQEREGEMEDEEAGEIITRRERLKSHKSVKEIELLQNLVRELQQRNLRIERKLMELCVLKEEQSYMTQLQRNLDEKAMEIDMLNASIASLQAERKVLMEDVKQCGLVKKQLDAAKKMIAEMQRRMEYSGKNDVKGRLLVVGEQVSRFPKDEMCIRDELVEKKLKGVKNVELEVLKMKRRNKELELEKRELAVKLSETIAKAEEEVSKLKHTNEGLSRQVEKLQKNRFDMVEQLVYQRWLYACLRFETLIHSSPSPDTSKHDLSPSSHTSSTSLSDEITETTTIGSSSSSQSNKIKKSGFMQSIKTWVGRRRRRRRRKEEEEDMDYSSALPSKRDLVRRFSTSMVPVKASMLRNGGESSTTSSSSPSSKAPSLSRVRRVSFSDSVKSTSRDHSTPKSADRTSGTMAMDSTQNYNNVHELEGEKHELEASPEVTISASPEFMKSDSNIADQVNNSTEISDTYALRCVVVAEENKVDTNVVGFIAALFFFLFILVVTRML